TTTGCATCCGGCCTTGGTATACCCTGTGAAGTCGGAGTGATTGACGTTCCTGCCTATATTCGGGAGACATCGCTGAATCCTCAGGTGGCGGCAAGAGAAAAAAGATACGAATTTTTACATAAGATTGCAAATGTATATAATGCGGACAAAATAGCACTCGCTCATCACGCGGATGATCAGGCGGAAACCGTATTGATGAGAATAGTCAGGGGGACGGGCCTCTCCGGCCTTACCGGTATTCCTATCAAGAGAAAAGAAAAAAATGTGGAACTGGTCCGGCCTATGCTTCGTATATACAAAAATGAGGTAATAAGCTACTGCCATGAACATCAATTGCATTTTTTTCGGGACAGTAGTAACGATTCCCGCAAATATTTCCGCAATCAAGTGCGCTTGGATGTACTTCCTTTTCTTTCTTCCTATAATGAACATCTTCCCGAGGCTTTAAACCGGCTGGCTGAAATGGTAAAAGGTGAAGATGATTATATGGATGAACAAGCAAGGCGTGAGATGTCTTCGCTGGTAAAATGCCAAAAGGATTCGTATTCCTTTGGGCGGACTGCCTTTCTTTCTCTGCATCTTGCTTTACAAAGACGTGTGATTAAACTAATATTAAATTATCTTGCTTTACAGGCGGAAAAAATTGATTTTATCACCGTGGAACAAATTCGTCTGGCGATTTTGCAGGATGCTCACTCCAACGTCCGCTTGAATTTGCCTGAAGAGTTACTCTTTATCCGGGAGTATGAGGCAATTCGCATTCAGAAGGAAACGGAAGCGGCGAGGAGTTTTTCCTATTTTGTCCGATTGGAGCAGTCCTCTGAACATATATCTGTCCCGGAATCGGGTCTGCAGATAAAGTTTACTGTGGAAGAGCTGATTTCTAATGTACCGGATTCCGCATATATCCCTTTCAGCCGCGATGAAGCGTGTTTCGACTGGGACGGGCTGAATAAGCCTTTGTGTCTTCGCAGCAGGAAGGATGGAGACCGAATGGAAATACTGGGTTTAAACGGCTCCAAAAAGGTAAAAGATATGTTCATTGATGCTAAGATTGCGCCAAGCCGGAGAGACCGTATTCCGCTCTTGACAGATGCGGATGACAAGATATTATGGATTCCCGGTATGAGGCGTTCTGGGCATGCTCTGGTTACCCCGGAAACCAAGCGCCTGCTGCGGGTGAAATGTTTCCATTCTGGCGATCCGTTCATTCGTTAGAATGTGAATTTACTTGTTTTCATACTATAAAGTAGGGGGTACATCCTTGTTAAACGACATTCAAGAAGTATTTTTTACGGAAGAACAAATTCAGGAAAAAATTAAAGAATTAGGGGGCAAGCTGTCCGAAGATTTTAAGGGCCGGAACCCTTTGGTCATCTGTGTGCTGAAAGGCGCTTTTATTTTTATGGCGGATTTGGTTAAACAAATGACCGTACCGCTGGAAATTGATTTTATGGCTGTATCCAGTTATGGAGCTTCAACAAAATCTTCCGGCGTTGTAAAAATTATTAAAGATTTGGATACATCCGTGGAAGGCAGAGACATTCTGATTGTCGAAGATATTATAGACAGTGGACTTACTTTAAGTTATTTAATTGATGTTTTGAAGCGGAGAAACGCAAAATCCGTTTCCGTAGTTACGCTTTTTAATAAACCGGCCAGAAGAACTGTAGATTTGGAACCTGATTATGTCGGGTTTAAAATTGATGATGCTTTTATTGTGGGATATGGACTGGATTATGCCGAAAAATATCGGAACCTTCCTTTTATCGGTGTGTTAAAGCCTGAGATCTATTCCAATTAAGCATTACACAACCCGTATGTTGAGCCATTTCTTGTGATGCTTAAACATGCTGTGGTAAAATAATAAAAGTGTGCCGTGAGAGGAGGTAGCGGATGAATCGCTTTATCCGGAATACCGCTTTTTATTTACTTATTTTCCTGGTTACTGTCGGTATTGTTCATTTTATAAGCAACCAGAATGATCAAAAGGATGGAATATCCTATACCCAATTCCGTCAAGAGCTATCCAGCAAAAACGTGGAATCCGTCACCCTCAAATGGGATGGATACACTTATCTTGTAACAGGTAAGTACAAAAATCCACAAAGTCAGGATAAGAAGAGCTTTATTACTCGTGCCCCAGTAGATCCTAATCTTTTCCAGATGATCGCCGAAAGCGACGTCAAGACGGAAGAGTATCAGAAGATGGATGGGGATAGCGGATGGCTCACCCTGTTAACCGGGATCGTTCCATTTGTGATTATTTTCATCTTATTCTTCTTCATGTTGAATCAAGCCCAGGGTGGGGGCGGCAAAGTGATGAACTTTGGCAAAAGCCGGGCCCGATTATATAACGAAGAGAAGAAGCGGGTTACGTTCCAGGACGTAGCCGGTGCGGATGAAGAAAAACAAGAGCTTGTCGAAGTCGTTGAATTTCTTAAGGACCCTCGCAAATTTTCTGCCGTGGGTGCCCGAATCCCGAAAGGGGTTTTGTTGAATGGTCCTCCGGGAACAGGTAAAACCCTGCTTGCCAGAGCCGTAGCCGGAGAAGCCGGTGTACCATTTTTCAGCATAAGCGGTTCGGACTTTGTTGAAATGTTTGTCGGTGTGGGCGCATCCCGCGTACGTGACCTGTTTGAAAATGCTAAAAAGAACGCGCCTTGTATCATCTTTATTGACGAGATTGATGCGGTAGGACGCCAGCGTGGAGCCGGTCTTGGCGGCGGCCATGATGAGCGTGAGCAAACACTTAACCAATTACTTGTAGAAATGGATGGTTTCGGGGCTAACGAAGGTATTATTATCGTCGCGGCAACGAACAGACCGGATATTCTTGACCCTGCTCTCCTGCGTCCGGGCCGTTTTGACCGTCAGATAACAGTTGACCGTCCGGATGTAAAAGGACGTGAAGCCGTACTGAAAGTACATTCCCGTAACAAGCCGATTGCCGATGACGTGAA
This Paenibacillus larvae subsp. larvae DNA region includes the following protein-coding sequences:
- the tilS gene encoding tRNA lysidine(34) synthetase TilS, which gives rise to MVLLDKIKQNIHEQNLFQGGDTVVVAVSGGPDSIALLHMLYRLSDEQGWKVIAAHVNHQFRKEESAEEAKYVMSFASGLGIPCEVGVIDVPAYIRETSLNPQVAAREKRYEFLHKIANVYNADKIALAHHADDQAETVLMRIVRGTGLSGLTGIPIKRKEKNVELVRPMLRIYKNEVISYCHEHQLHFFRDSSNDSRKYFRNQVRLDVLPFLSSYNEHLPEALNRLAEMVKGEDDYMDEQARREMSSLVKCQKDSYSFGRTAFLSLHLALQRRVIKLILNYLALQAEKIDFITVEQIRLAILQDAHSNVRLNLPEELLFIREYEAIRIQKETEAARSFSYFVRLEQSSEHISVPESGLQIKFTVEELISNVPDSAYIPFSRDEACFDWDGLNKPLCLRSRKDGDRMEILGLNGSKKVKDMFIDAKIAPSRRDRIPLLTDADDKILWIPGMRRSGHALVTPETKRLLRVKCFHSGDPFIR
- the ftsH gene encoding ATP-dependent zinc metalloprotease FtsH — translated: MNRFIRNTAFYLLIFLVTVGIVHFISNQNDQKDGISYTQFRQELSSKNVESVTLKWDGYTYLVTGKYKNPQSQDKKSFITRAPVDPNLFQMIAESDVKTEEYQKMDGDSGWLTLLTGIVPFVIIFILFFFMLNQAQGGGGKVMNFGKSRARLYNEEKKRVTFQDVAGADEEKQELVEVVEFLKDPRKFSAVGARIPKGVLLNGPPGTGKTLLARAVAGEAGVPFFSISGSDFVEMFVGVGASRVRDLFENAKKNAPCIIFIDEIDAVGRQRGAGLGGGHDEREQTLNQLLVEMDGFGANEGIIIVAATNRPDILDPALLRPGRFDRQITVDRPDVKGREAVLKVHSRNKPIADDVKLDSLARYTTGFTGADLENLLNEAALIAARRNRKDISMSEIEEAFDRVIVGTQKKSRIISEQEKKTVAYHESGHAIVGYYAENADMVHKVTIIPRGRAGGYVMMLPKEGEDRMMNTKSELLDKITGLLAGRVSEELFIGEIATGAYSDFQRATGIARKMVMEFGMSEKLGPMQFGSTQGQVFLGRDIGHEQNYSDAIAYEIDQEMQRITLECYDRAKQILTEHKDKVHLVAQTLLEKEQLDKDEIIQLLEHGKLEEKPDDVKVNIQGQDASRQSKELAKNNEETISAPEESKEANHKEHPEETKDQPAQEENPDIKKDKKDE
- the hpt gene encoding hypoxanthine phosphoribosyltransferase; amino-acid sequence: MLNDIQEVFFTEEQIQEKIKELGGKLSEDFKGRNPLVICVLKGAFIFMADLVKQMTVPLEIDFMAVSSYGASTKSSGVVKIIKDLDTSVEGRDILIVEDIIDSGLTLSYLIDVLKRRNAKSVSVVTLFNKPARRTVDLEPDYVGFKIDDAFIVGYGLDYAEKYRNLPFIGVLKPEIYSN